A section of the Deinococcus aquaedulcis genome encodes:
- a CDS encoding LysR family transcriptional regulator: MELRHLRHFVALAEEEHFGRAAERVFVVQQALSNSIRNLEDEVGVPLVLRTTRRVQLTPAGQEFLIGARATLALAAQTVERARRAARGEVGRLSVGFVGGLAFGGLPEIVRRFRELYPNVSVDLRELTAQEQEAALRGGQIDVGLMLLPVRDPALESRALWRQPLVAALPAAHPLARKRRLKISDLAPEPFVFFPRQIRATYFDQVMRWCASAGFTPHVVQEAIEVPTLLSLVAAGVGVFLPIEFFSRLSLPGVVYRPVEDAPIVEIVAVWRRGEGKSPVVRAFLAVAEEVLGGREGSGPSTKEG, translated from the coding sequence ATTGAACTGCGCCACCTGCGGCATTTTGTGGCCCTGGCCGAAGAAGAACACTTTGGCCGGGCCGCCGAGCGCGTGTTTGTGGTGCAGCAGGCCCTGAGCAACTCCATTCGCAACCTGGAAGACGAGGTGGGCGTGCCCCTGGTGCTGCGCACCACCCGCCGCGTGCAGCTGACCCCCGCCGGCCAGGAGTTCCTGATTGGCGCGCGGGCCACGCTCGCGCTGGCCGCCCAGACGGTGGAACGTGCCCGCCGCGCCGCCCGGGGCGAGGTGGGGCGCCTGAGCGTGGGCTTTGTGGGCGGGCTGGCCTTTGGGGGCCTGCCGGAAATCGTGCGGCGGTTCCGCGAACTGTACCCGAATGTCAGCGTGGACCTGCGCGAACTGACCGCCCAGGAACAGGAAGCGGCCCTGCGCGGCGGCCAGATTGACGTGGGGCTGATGCTGCTGCCAGTGCGCGACCCGGCCCTGGAGTCGCGCGCCCTGTGGCGCCAGCCGCTGGTGGCCGCGCTGCCCGCCGCGCACCCGCTGGCCCGCAAGCGCCGCCTGAAGATCAGCGACTTGGCGCCAGAACCGTTTGTCTTTTTTCCGCGTCAGATTCGCGCCACCTACTTTGATCAGGTGATGCGCTGGTGCGCCTCGGCGGGCTTTACGCCCCATGTGGTGCAGGAGGCCATTGAGGTGCCCACGCTGCTGTCGCTGGTGGCGGCGGGCGTCGGCGTGTTTTTGCCCATCGAATTTTTCAGCCGCCTGAGCCTGCCCGGCGTGGTCTACCGCCCGGTGGAGGACGCCCCCATCGTGGAGATCGTGGCCGTGTGGCGCCGGGGCGAGGGCAAAAGCCCGGTGGTGCGCGCGTTCCTGGCGGTGGCGGAGGAAGTGCTGGGGGGCAGGGAGGGGTCTGGACCCTCAACCAAAGAGGGATGA
- a CDS encoding polynucleotide kinase-phosphatase: protein MTQIPLPELALVALVGASSSGKSTFAAQHFGPYEVLSSDHFRALVSGSEHTLDANAAAFDSLFYVAARRLERGLLTVIDATSVRPDDRRRLVDLARAHDVLPVAIVLDLPRGVLEARHEARGDRPFNAAVIGRQQTELRRTLRGMGKEGFRHVWVLRSPEEVAGAQVRRVPLYSNKKHLHGPFDFIGDVHGCLAELRELLLKLGYTLDGDHATPPPGRTAVFVGDLVDRGPDSAGVLRLVMNMVASGAALCVPGNHDEKLKRALDGKAVKALHGLDATLAQLDAAGPEFRAQVRSFIDGLVSHLVLDDGKVVVAHAGLPEKYQGRSSGRVRSFALYGDVDGSIDDLGLPVRRDWAAEYRGAAHVVYGHTPVAQPRWVNRTIDIDTGCAFGGALSALRYPEQELVSVPAHAQYAVPARPLADTGPADTFDLAEFLQPGRVDTRTFGGVMLRAGERAAAVETFSRYGVAPEWCVYLPPTMSPVETSARPDHLEHPDEAFAYFRGQGATQVICEEKHMGSRALLVLTRDEAVAGQRFGTDGLGCIYTRTGRPFFKPDWEADVLTRARQAATQAGLWESLNTDWLLLDAEILPWSLKAEELIKGQYAAVGAAGNAALAAAVQALDRAGARGLDLGDWPARTGQRADALTHYRDAYRAYVRRVAGPQDVQIRPFHLLASEGQVHDGKDHLWHLTTLGALADAAPDLFGRTAHRLVTLGTPDEAAATAWWEALTAAGGEGMVVKPLPFWAAEPRSLQPAVKVRGREYLRIIYGPEYTQPEHLGRLKARALGAKRGRALREFHLGLEGLTRFVEGAAPGRVHECVLGVLALESDPIDVRL, encoded by the coding sequence ATGACCCAGATTCCCCTGCCTGAACTTGCCCTGGTCGCGCTGGTTGGCGCGTCGTCATCGGGCAAAAGCACCTTTGCCGCGCAGCATTTCGGCCCCTACGAGGTCCTGAGCAGCGATCACTTCCGCGCGCTGGTCAGTGGCAGCGAACACACGCTGGATGCCAACGCGGCGGCCTTTGACAGCCTCTTTTACGTGGCCGCGCGGCGCCTGGAACGCGGCCTGCTGACCGTCATTGACGCGACCTCGGTGCGCCCCGATGACCGCCGCCGCCTCGTGGATCTGGCCCGCGCCCACGACGTGCTGCCGGTGGCGATTGTGCTGGACCTGCCCCGGGGCGTGCTGGAAGCCCGGCACGAAGCGCGCGGTGACCGGCCCTTTAACGCGGCCGTGATTGGCCGCCAGCAGACCGAACTGCGCCGCACGCTGCGCGGCATGGGCAAAGAAGGCTTCCGGCACGTGTGGGTGCTGCGCAGCCCCGAAGAGGTGGCGGGTGCCCAGGTAAGGCGCGTGCCGCTGTACAGCAACAAAAAGCACCTGCACGGCCCCTTCGATTTTATTGGCGACGTGCACGGCTGCCTGGCCGAACTGCGCGAACTGCTGCTGAAGCTGGGGTATACGCTGGACGGTGACCACGCAACCCCACCGCCGGGCCGCACCGCCGTCTTTGTGGGCGATCTGGTGGACCGGGGCCCGGACAGCGCGGGCGTGCTGCGGCTGGTGATGAACATGGTCGCCAGCGGCGCCGCCCTGTGCGTCCCCGGCAACCACGACGAGAAACTGAAGCGCGCCCTGGACGGCAAGGCGGTCAAGGCCCTGCACGGCCTGGACGCCACCCTGGCGCAGCTGGACGCGGCCGGCCCCGAATTTCGCGCGCAGGTGCGGAGCTTTATTGACGGGCTGGTCAGTCACCTCGTGCTGGACGACGGCAAGGTGGTGGTGGCCCACGCGGGCCTGCCCGAGAAGTACCAGGGCCGCAGCAGTGGACGGGTGCGCTCGTTTGCCCTGTACGGCGATGTGGACGGCAGCATCGACGACCTGGGCCTGCCGGTGCGGCGCGACTGGGCCGCCGAGTACCGGGGCGCGGCACACGTGGTCTATGGCCATACGCCCGTGGCGCAGCCCCGCTGGGTGAACCGCACCATTGACATTGACACCGGCTGCGCTTTTGGCGGCGCGCTGAGTGCCCTGCGTTACCCGGAACAGGAACTGGTGAGCGTGCCGGCCCACGCGCAGTACGCGGTCCCCGCCCGCCCACTGGCCGACACGGGCCCTGCGGACACCTTTGACCTGGCCGAGTTCCTGCAGCCGGGTCGCGTGGACACCCGCACCTTCGGCGGCGTGATGCTGCGCGCAGGCGAACGGGCGGCGGCGGTGGAGACCTTCAGCCGCTACGGCGTGGCCCCGGAGTGGTGCGTGTACCTGCCCCCCACCATGAGCCCGGTGGAAACCAGCGCCCGGCCCGACCACCTGGAACATCCCGACGAGGCGTTCGCCTATTTCCGGGGCCAGGGGGCGACGCAGGTGATCTGCGAGGAGAAGCACATGGGCAGCCGCGCCCTGCTGGTGCTCACCCGGGACGAGGCGGTGGCGGGCCAGCGTTTTGGCACAGACGGCCTGGGGTGCATCTACACCCGCACCGGGCGGCCCTTTTTCAAGCCAGACTGGGAAGCCGACGTGCTCACCCGTGCCCGTCAGGCCGCCACCCAGGCGGGGTTGTGGGAGAGCTTGAACACCGACTGGCTGCTGCTGGACGCCGAGATTCTGCCCTGGAGCCTGAAAGCCGAGGAACTGATCAAGGGGCAGTACGCGGCGGTGGGGGCCGCTGGGAACGCTGCGCTGGCAGCGGCGGTGCAGGCACTGGACCGTGCCGGGGCCCGGGGTCTGGACCTGGGCGACTGGCCGGCGCGCACCGGGCAGCGCGCGGACGCCCTGACCCACTACCGCGACGCCTACCGCGCCTACGTGCGTCGCGTGGCGGGCCCACAGGACGTCCAGATTCGGCCCTTTCACCTGCTGGCCTCGGAAGGGCAGGTGCATGACGGCAAAGACCACCTATGGCATCTGACCACCCTGGGCGCCCTGGCCGACGCCGCGCCGGACCTGTTTGGCCGCACCGCCCACCGCCTGGTCACACTGGGCACCCCCGATGAAGCCGCCGCCACCGCGTGGTGGGAAGCCCTGACCGCAGCGGGCGGGGAAGGTATGGTGGTCAAGCCTCTGCCGTTCTGGGCCGCCGAGCCGCGCTCGTTGCAGCCGGCCGTGAAGGTGCGCGGGCGCGAATACCTGCGCATCATTTACGGCCCGGAATACACGCAGCCCGAACACCTGGGCCGCCTCAAGGCCCGGGCGCTGGGCGCCAAGCGGGGCCGGGCCCTGCGCGAATTCCACCTGGGCCTTGAAGGCCTGACCCGTTTTGTCGAGGGCGCCGCCCCGGGCCGGGTGCACGAATGCGTGCTGGGCGTGCTGGCGCTGGAAAGTGACCCCATTGACGTGAGGCTTTAA
- a CDS encoding GNAT family N-acetyltransferase, with protein MSGHGPEAAMLAELCAAGAPALVANVASSVFALEVAGEPMPVTVDSGALGGSYVSSPHSAYALYARAELELVDVGALAAPARVALAGVDRLLRAAAVNRAVHLNNWLLSTNLHGAWRGQGLSAARHTLTTRFPGHLLGVRSVDDWSAPGLRAALEADGWILVPSRRIWVVEDLARQWRPRGNFGHDRRAVARSGLTLEDLTTLTPGDAQRIAHLYALLYMGRYSPLNPVLTPAFIEASWRTGFLSYRVARAPDGQIMAVAGMWVRGGVMTPPVVGYDTARPQREALYRVACWLFMERALALGVRLHGSSGAAHFKRQRGAQGFTEYNAYFAAHLPPARGLALRALAKLLKGAALPVMIRRGL; from the coding sequence ATGAGCGGGCACGGGCCCGAGGCCGCCATGCTGGCCGAACTGTGCGCGGCCGGGGCCCCGGCGCTGGTGGCCAATGTGGCGTCCTCGGTGTTCGCGCTGGAGGTGGCCGGCGAGCCCATGCCGGTGACGGTGGACAGCGGGGCCCTGGGCGGCAGCTACGTGAGCAGTCCGCACAGCGCCTACGCCCTGTACGCCCGCGCCGAGCTGGAGCTGGTGGATGTGGGCGCGCTGGCCGCGCCTGCCCGGGTGGCCCTGGCCGGCGTGGACCGGCTGCTGCGCGCGGCGGCCGTGAACCGGGCGGTGCACCTGAACAACTGGCTGCTGTCCACCAACCTGCACGGGGCGTGGCGCGGCCAGGGCCTGTCAGCGGCGCGCCACACCCTGACCACCCGGTTCCCGGGGCACCTGCTGGGCGTGCGCTCGGTGGATGACTGGTCGGCGCCGGGCCTGAGGGCGGCGCTGGAAGCCGACGGCTGGATCCTGGTGCCCAGCCGCCGCATCTGGGTGGTGGAGGATCTGGCGCGGCAGTGGCGGCCACGCGGTAACTTCGGCCACGACCGCCGCGCCGTGGCCCGCTCGGGGCTGACCCTGGAAGACCTGACCACCCTGACCCCCGGGGACGCCCAGCGGATCGCGCACCTGTACGCCCTGCTGTATATGGGCCGTTACTCTCCGCTGAACCCGGTGCTGACCCCGGCGTTTATAGAGGCGTCGTGGCGAACCGGGTTTCTGTCCTACCGGGTCGCGCGGGCCCCAGACGGGCAGATCATGGCGGTGGCGGGCATGTGGGTGCGCGGCGGCGTGATGACGCCCCCTGTGGTGGGCTACGACACGGCGCGGCCCCAGCGCGAGGCCCTGTACCGCGTGGCCTGCTGGCTGTTCATGGAGCGCGCCCTGGCCCTGGGGGTGCGGCTGCACGGGTCCTCGGGGGCGGCGCATTTCAAGCGTCAGCGGGGCGCGCAGGGCTTTACCGAATACAACGCCTACTTCGCCGCCCACCTGCCCCCGGCGCGCGGGCTGGCGCTGCGGGCCCTGGCGAAGCTGCTGAAGGGTGCGGCCCTCCCCGTCATGATCCGGCGGGGGCTGTAG
- a CDS encoding TCR/Tet family MFS transporter, with protein sequence MRARPAALIFILLTALIDIIGIGLIIPVLPGLVKELAGSEAAGAQSIGWLTAAYAVMQFVFAPILGRLSDRFGRRPVLLVSLAGMALDYVLLYFAPSLWWLFVGRVLAGITGASLTVANAYIADVTPPEGRARNFGLLGATFGVGFILGPALGGFLGEYGLRVPFLVAAGLTALNFLYGLLVLPESLPPSARAKGFQGRDLNPLLPLKALTEYPILRSLALTFVLLGLAGQVIFSTWVLYTERVLRWTPGQNGVALAFFGLLVAGVQGGLIGPFIARFGERRTIMTGLVASILEFLLLAFARSGVTLYASLVVGALGGLANPAIQGLISRQVSETEQGRVQGAITSLNSLVGVVGPIVATSVYAYGAGHGFPGAAFLMGAVLSVAGTLLILGVLRGLPETGKPGPGHRDPV encoded by the coding sequence ATGCGCGCCCGGCCTGCCGCCCTGATTTTTATTCTGCTCACCGCCCTGATTGACATCATCGGGATTGGGCTGATCATTCCGGTGTTGCCGGGGCTGGTCAAGGAACTGGCCGGCTCGGAGGCGGCGGGCGCCCAGAGCATCGGCTGGCTGACGGCCGCCTACGCGGTCATGCAGTTCGTGTTCGCGCCCATTCTGGGCCGCCTGAGTGACCGCTTTGGCCGCCGCCCGGTGCTGCTCGTCTCGCTGGCGGGCATGGCGCTGGATTACGTGCTGCTCTACTTTGCCCCCAGCCTGTGGTGGCTGTTTGTGGGCCGCGTGCTGGCGGGCATTACCGGCGCCAGCCTGACAGTAGCGAACGCCTACATTGCCGACGTGACTCCGCCCGAGGGGCGCGCCAGGAACTTTGGCCTGCTGGGCGCCACCTTTGGCGTGGGGTTCATCCTGGGGCCGGCGCTGGGCGGCTTTCTGGGCGAATACGGCCTGCGGGTGCCGTTTCTGGTGGCCGCTGGCCTGACCGCACTGAACTTTCTGTACGGCCTGCTGGTGCTGCCCGAATCCCTGCCCCCCAGTGCCCGCGCCAAGGGCTTCCAGGGCCGGGACCTGAACCCCCTATTGCCCCTGAAAGCCCTGACCGAGTACCCCATTCTGCGCAGCCTCGCCCTGACCTTCGTGCTGCTGGGGCTGGCCGGACAGGTCATCTTCAGCACCTGGGTGCTGTACACCGAGCGCGTGCTGCGCTGGACCCCAGGGCAAAACGGGGTGGCGCTGGCGTTCTTTGGGCTGCTGGTGGCCGGGGTGCAGGGTGGCCTCATCGGTCCCTTCATCGCCCGCTTTGGCGAGCGGCGCACCATCATGACCGGGCTGGTGGCCTCCATTCTGGAATTTCTGCTGCTGGCCTTTGCGCGCAGTGGGGTCACGCTGTACGCCTCGCTGGTGGTGGGGGCATTGGGCGGGCTGGCGAACCCGGCCATCCAGGGCCTGATCTCGCGGCAGGTCAGCGAAACCGAGCAGGGGCGGGTGCAGGGGGCCATCACCAGCCTGAACAGTCTGGTGGGCGTGGTGGGGCCCATCGTGGCCACATCGGTCTATGCGTACGGCGCGGGCCACGGCTTTCCCGGCGCGGCGTTCCTGATGGGCGCGGTGCTCTCGGTGGCGGGCACCCTCCTGATTCTGGGCGTGCTGCGCGGCTTGCCGGAAACGGGAAAACCGGGCCCTGGGCACCGGGACCCGGTCTGA
- a CDS encoding VC0807 family protein produces the protein MSPALKKNLLDLAMTFCVPLLILSPNLFGTGWGVAALLGGDQGGHIRAYLLSALLPVVYTLWTFWLRRETSPIARFGVVTSLLGAGLAFWFVDGFWYAFKTSVHLYLHGLLFLGSALVGSGLLRSLLQGAFAGGSVAHRRAQEEALNHPRMARALVLGSVLFGGAKLLFGSVNMAVQLHLVTASFGTAAFNGQVVLASAVMYLPGLLIGGLVAAPAMLLAERTVKAIYGQDVSLLRPEGLARQLAPAA, from the coding sequence ATGAGCCCTGCTCTGAAAAAGAACCTGCTGGATCTGGCCATGACCTTCTGCGTTCCGCTGCTGATCCTCAGCCCCAACCTGTTCGGCACGGGATGGGGCGTTGCCGCCCTGCTGGGCGGGGACCAGGGCGGCCACATCCGCGCCTATCTGCTCTCGGCGCTGCTGCCGGTGGTGTATACCCTCTGGACTTTCTGGCTTCGCCGCGAGACGTCCCCCATCGCCCGGTTCGGCGTGGTGACCTCGCTGCTGGGCGCCGGGCTGGCCTTCTGGTTTGTGGACGGCTTCTGGTACGCCTTCAAAACGTCGGTTCATCTGTACCTTCACGGCCTGCTGTTCCTGGGCAGCGCGCTGGTGGGTAGTGGGCTGCTGCGGTCCCTGCTGCAGGGGGCATTCGCAGGTGGGTCAGTGGCCCATCGCCGCGCCCAGGAAGAAGCCCTGAACCACCCGCGCATGGCGCGTGCGCTGGTGCTGGGCAGCGTGCTGTTCGGCGGCGCCAAGCTGCTGTTTGGCAGTGTGAACATGGCGGTGCAGTTGCACCTGGTCACGGCTTCGTTCGGCACGGCGGCTTTTAACGGGCAGGTGGTGCTGGCCTCCGCTGTGATGTACCTGCCGGGGCTGCTCATCGGGGGGCTGGTCGCCGCCCCCGCCATGCTGCTGGCAGAGCGGACGGTCAAGGCCATTTACGGTCAGGATGTCAGTCTCCTGCGCCCCGAAGGCCTCGCGCGGCAGCTGGCCCCCGCCGCCTGA
- a CDS encoding 3' terminal RNA ribose 2'-O-methyltransferase Hen1 — MLLTITTTHQPATDLGFLLMKHPERVLERTLPFGRSLVFYPEAAPERTTAALLVEVDPVALSRAPAGGEAGTLEPYVNDRPYASGSFLAVALRDAFGTAMTGQSRDRPELAGQAIPLTLSLPCVAARGGPDLPARLFGPLGYEVEATPLALDPDFPEWGERPYVALTLRGTARLNDALRHLYVLLPVLDGKKHYYIGAEEVDKLLRHGQGWLEAHPERDLITARYLRFRGLVTQARAHFVIADEAEGGVAEQQEMAAPPRPRLHDERLDAVAEVLQASGAAQVLDLGCGEGKLLRRLLQVGQFRELVGVDISARSLEIAADKLKLTERPELRERVRLLHGSLAYPDSRLKGFDAAALVEVMEHLEPHRLDTLTRNVLGFARPRTLVVTTPNREYNATFETPQALRHPDHRFEWTRAEFQAWAQAAAEAYGYAVAFHPLGDVHPDYGPITQMALFNRD, encoded by the coding sequence ATGCTGCTGACCATCACCACCACCCACCAGCCTGCCACCGACCTGGGCTTTCTGCTGATGAAGCACCCGGAGCGCGTGCTGGAGCGCACCCTGCCCTTTGGCCGTTCGCTGGTCTTTTATCCCGAAGCCGCCCCGGAACGCACCACCGCCGCCCTGCTGGTCGAGGTGGACCCGGTGGCCCTGTCACGCGCCCCAGCGGGCGGCGAGGCGGGCACCCTGGAACCCTATGTGAATGACCGCCCCTATGCCTCGGGCAGCTTTCTGGCGGTGGCTCTGCGCGACGCGTTCGGCACCGCCATGACTGGCCAGAGCCGCGACCGGCCCGAACTGGCAGGGCAGGCCATCCCGCTGACCCTGTCGCTGCCGTGCGTGGCGGCGCGCGGCGGCCCGGACCTGCCCGCGCGCCTGTTTGGCCCGCTGGGCTACGAGGTCGAGGCGACGCCCCTTGCGCTAGACCCTGACTTTCCCGAATGGGGCGAGCGGCCCTATGTGGCGTTGACCCTGCGCGGCACGGCGCGCCTGAACGACGCCCTGCGCCACCTGTACGTGCTGCTGCCCGTGCTGGACGGCAAGAAGCACTATTACATCGGCGCCGAGGAGGTGGACAAGCTGCTGCGCCACGGCCAGGGCTGGCTGGAGGCCCATCCGGAGCGCGACCTGATCACCGCGCGTTACCTGCGCTTTCGCGGTCTGGTCACCCAGGCCCGTGCCCACTTCGTCATCGCGGACGAGGCAGAAGGTGGGGTGGCCGAACAGCAGGAGATGGCTGCACCACCGCGCCCGCGCCTGCACGACGAGCGGCTGGACGCGGTGGCCGAGGTGCTGCAGGCCAGCGGCGCCGCGCAGGTGCTGGACCTGGGCTGCGGCGAGGGCAAGTTGCTGCGCCGCCTGCTGCAGGTGGGGCAGTTCCGCGAACTGGTGGGCGTGGACATCAGCGCGCGCAGCCTGGAGATCGCCGCCGACAAGCTGAAGCTGACAGAGCGCCCCGAACTGCGTGAGCGGGTGCGCCTGCTGCACGGTAGCCTCGCCTACCCCGATTCGCGCCTGAAGGGCTTTGACGCCGCCGCGCTGGTGGAGGTCATGGAGCATCTGGAGCCGCACCGCCTGGACACCCTGACCCGCAACGTCCTGGGCTTTGCGCGCCCGCGCACGCTGGTGGTGACCACGCCCAACCGCGAGTACAACGCCACCTTCGAGACCCCCCAGGCCCTGCGCCACCCGGACCACCGCTTCGAGTGGACCCGCGCCGAGTTTCAGGCGTGGGCACAGGCGGCGGCCGAGGCATACGGCTACGCGGTGGCGTTCCATCCGCTGGGCGACGTGCACCCCGACTACGGCCCGATCACCCAGATGGCGCTGTTCAACCGGGACTAG
- a CDS encoding ATP-grasp domain-containing protein: MRVLVTGARAPVALDLARALQAAGAPVALADSVTPFAAHLLRPRVPVHRLPPPRQAFGAFQTALLRLLDRVDLVVPICEEVFWLAEAARRGGWAGRLLAPPPATLRALHSKALFPELARTAGVDAPQTWVLSDPAHLPTLPGRAGLIFKPEFSRFGTARLGHPGAVPTPARRWVAQERLVGEELCVWSLAHAGQLRACAVYRPVLRQQGGASYAFEAVERPAVVDMARVLARATGATGQLSYDVIVTPDGRVAPIECNPRATSGLHLLPGAALGGAVLGGGPLLTPAPGTLRYLAPALAVLGPLGALQVGSARPLLHTWHAGQDVVGRPGNRAPVAGSLLDAARFALAGVLAGRSAAGQSTADIEWNGEAMP, from the coding sequence ATGAGGGTGCTGGTGACCGGCGCGCGGGCCCCGGTGGCCCTGGACCTCGCCCGCGCGCTGCAGGCGGCGGGGGCCCCGGTGGCGCTGGCCGATTCGGTCACGCCCTTTGCCGCCCACCTGCTCCGGCCCCGGGTGCCGGTCCACCGCCTGCCCCCACCCCGGCAGGCCTTCGGGGCGTTCCAGACCGCGCTCCTGCGCCTGCTGGACAGGGTGGATCTGGTGGTGCCCATCTGCGAGGAGGTGTTCTGGCTGGCCGAAGCGGCCCGGCGGGGCGGCTGGGCCGGGCGGCTGCTGGCCCCGCCCCCCGCCACGCTGCGCGCGCTGCACTCCAAGGCCCTGTTCCCCGAACTGGCCCGCACCGCCGGGGTCGACGCCCCGCAGACCTGGGTGCTGTCTGACCCCGCGCACCTGCCCACGCTGCCCGGCCGCGCCGGGCTGATCTTCAAGCCCGAGTTCTCGCGCTTTGGCACCGCGCGGCTGGGCCACCCGGGGGCCGTTCCCACCCCGGCGCGCCGCTGGGTGGCCCAGGAACGGCTGGTGGGCGAGGAACTGTGCGTCTGGTCGCTGGCCCACGCGGGGCAGCTGCGCGCCTGCGCCGTGTACCGGCCGGTGCTGCGCCAGCAGGGCGGGGCCTCGTACGCGTTTGAGGCAGTGGAGAGGCCGGCAGTGGTGGACATGGCACGGGTCCTGGCGCGCGCCACCGGGGCCACCGGGCAGCTGTCCTACGACGTGATCGTGACGCCGGACGGCCGGGTGGCGCCCATTGAATGCAATCCGCGCGCCACCAGTGGCCTGCACCTGCTGCCAGGGGCGGCCCTGGGGGGGGCGGTGCTGGGCGGCGGGCCGCTGCTGACCCCCGCGCCCGGCACCCTGCGTTACCTCGCCCCGGCCCTGGCGGTGCTGGGGCCGCTGGGGGCCCTGCAGGTGGGGTCGGCGCGGCCCCTTTTGCACACTTGGCACGCCGGGCAGGACGTGGTGGGCCGCCCAGGCAACCGCGCCCCGGTGGCGGGGTCCCTGCTGGACGCCGCGCGCTTTGCCCTGGCCGGGGTCCTGGCTGGCCGAAGCGCCGCCGGGCAGTCCACCGCCGACATCGAATGGAACGGCGAGGCCATGCCATGA